In a genomic window of Sandaracinaceae bacterium:
- a CDS encoding flagellar biosynthetic protein FliO, whose protein sequence is MITGGYGAALLQAVLALLAVSVLAWVVLRGLARGGMLRGGGRIRVLERTPLDARHALVLVQVDGETLLLGVGDGSAPTLLKTLPESDLPSLSGSGAHESGSQGDRPAAAAASLSGARQSFSAALARAKLARAVDSSREPKNDV, encoded by the coding sequence GTGATCACGGGTGGCTACGGCGCCGCGCTGCTTCAGGCGGTGCTGGCGCTGCTGGCCGTCTCGGTGCTGGCGTGGGTGGTCCTGCGGGGGCTCGCGCGGGGCGGCATGCTGCGCGGCGGCGGCCGCATCCGGGTGCTGGAGCGCACGCCACTCGACGCGCGGCACGCCTTGGTGCTGGTGCAGGTGGACGGAGAGACCCTGCTGCTCGGGGTGGGTGACGGCAGCGCGCCGACGCTGCTCAAGACGCTGCCCGAGAGTGACCTGCCGAGCCTTTCGGGCTCGGGCGCACACGAGAGTGGGTCCCAAGGTGACCGCCCCGCCGCTGCCGCAGCCAGCCTCAGCGGGGCACGTCAGTCGTTCAGCGCAGCGCTCGCGCGGGCCAAGTTGGCGCGGGCGGTGGACTCGAGCCGTGAGCCGAAGAACGACGTCTGA
- a CDS encoding cytochrome P450 produces the protein MTQASPLSSPAASATPRSSTPSGSKVQSGKRPPRLRGGLPFFGHMIPFAKNPYHFMQRAHDEGGEVVEFTMLGQKIVLLTGEVASEAFYRAPDEQLDQSAAYRLMAPIFGEGLIFDAPIERKNEQLRMLMPSLRFDAMRNHSSKIVDEVRGMAAEWGSEQGEFELVDFMKELTIRTASHCLLGREFRYEISEEFAQIYHDLEQGVHPLAYHYPNFPIPVFRRRDKARVRLQTLVSEIIAKRRQQPEKSSDMFQSLMDTTYEDGSKLNDNEITGMLIGALFAGHHTSSGTAAWVLLELLKQPALLKQVRDELDHIYGDDGEVTFHSLRQIPVLESVVKEVLRLHPPLIVLMRQVSQDLEVGPYVIEKGQMVWASPPVTHRIASLFPEPQRFDPTRYSPERAEDKNLNAYQPFGGGRHKCSGNAFALFQIKAIFAVMLREWNFELVNAPDTYVDDYTQMIVQPLSPCKVRFQRRARAKAVVAEPAPTATSTQHATTATEARYQAIIDPGLCQGHAMCVGESPTLFALDGDQARVLTTFDAALLESAHRAEEHCPNRAIRVERIAQG, from the coding sequence ATGACCCAAGCGAGCCCCCTCTCGAGCCCCGCCGCCAGCGCGACGCCGCGCAGCAGCACTCCGTCTGGCAGCAAGGTGCAGAGCGGCAAGCGCCCTCCGCGCCTGCGCGGCGGGCTGCCCTTCTTCGGGCACATGATCCCGTTCGCCAAGAACCCCTACCACTTCATGCAGCGCGCCCACGACGAGGGCGGCGAGGTGGTGGAGTTCACCATGCTCGGCCAGAAGATCGTGCTGCTGACCGGCGAGGTGGCGAGCGAGGCCTTCTACCGCGCGCCGGACGAGCAGCTGGACCAGAGTGCGGCCTACCGTCTCATGGCGCCCATCTTCGGCGAAGGCCTGATCTTCGACGCGCCGATCGAGCGCAAGAACGAGCAGCTGCGGATGTTGATGCCCTCGCTGCGCTTCGACGCGATGCGCAACCACTCCAGCAAGATCGTGGACGAGGTGCGCGGCATGGCCGCCGAGTGGGGCAGCGAGCAGGGCGAGTTCGAGCTGGTGGACTTCATGAAGGAGCTCACCATCCGGACGGCCTCGCACTGCCTGCTGGGGCGCGAGTTCCGCTACGAGATCAGCGAGGAATTCGCTCAGATCTACCACGACCTAGAGCAGGGCGTGCACCCGCTGGCCTACCACTACCCGAACTTCCCGATCCCCGTGTTCCGGCGGCGCGACAAGGCGCGCGTGCGCCTGCAGACGCTGGTGAGCGAGATCATCGCGAAGCGCCGGCAGCAGCCCGAGAAGTCGAGCGACATGTTCCAGAGCCTGATGGACACCACCTACGAGGACGGCAGCAAGCTCAACGACAACGAGATCACGGGCATGCTGATCGGCGCGCTCTTCGCGGGCCACCACACCAGCTCGGGAACGGCGGCGTGGGTGCTGCTGGAGCTGCTCAAGCAGCCGGCGCTGCTGAAGCAGGTGCGCGACGAGCTCGACCACATCTACGGCGATGACGGCGAGGTGACTTTCCACTCACTGCGCCAGATTCCTGTGCTCGAGTCCGTGGTGAAGGAGGTGCTGCGCCTGCACCCGCCGCTGATCGTGCTCATGCGCCAGGTCAGCCAGGACCTCGAGGTGGGCCCCTACGTGATCGAGAAGGGCCAGATGGTCTGGGCCAGCCCGCCCGTCACGCACCGCATCGCGTCGCTCTTCCCCGAGCCGCAGCGCTTCGACCCCACGCGCTACAGCCCCGAGCGCGCCGAAGACAAGAACCTCAACGCCTACCAACCCTTCGGCGGCGGGCGCCACAAGTGCTCTGGCAACGCGTTCGCGCTCTTCCAGATCAAGGCCATCTTCGCCGTCATGCTGCGCGAGTGGAACTTCGAGCTGGTCAACGCCCCCGACACCTACGTGGACGACTACACGCAGATGATCGTCCAGCCCCTCTCCCCCTGCAAAGTGCGCTTCCAGCGCCGAGCCCGCGCCAAGGCCGTCGTAGCCGAGCCCGCTCCGACTGCGACGTCCACGCAGCACGCGACCACCGCGACGGAAGCCCGCTACCAGGCCATCATCGACCCCGGCCTTTGCCAAGGCCACGCCATGTGCGTAGGCGAGAGCCCCACCCTCTTCGCCCTCGACGGCGACCAAGCCCGGGTGCTGACCACCTTCGACGCCGCCCTCCTCGAGAGCGCCCACCGAGCCGAAGAGCACTGCCCCAACCGAGCCATCCGAGTCGAGCGCATCGCGCAAGGGTGA
- a CDS encoding cytochrome P450: MSTALPNETQPLRYDPFEVGDMPDPYPLYERLREEAPLYHHAAGDFWVLSRFDDVFRATRDFTSFSSARGLTFIRDEMKLLGLAPTFIMMDPPQHTALRRLISKGFTPDRVSGLEPRIRAFVRGRVDQLAQRCAVGETPNVVDEYTSPLPTFVLAELLGVPPEDRPRFDPWSRAITSASMEPEPMGAAVHAVAQLFGYFVQLLERRRVEPGDDMLSALRAAEIDGQKLSNWDLLGFCFVFIAGGNDTTNHMLANALVRLQEHPEQRALLVANPERIGPAVEEFLRFDAPVQGLSRTLTGDLELHGQRLREGAKVHLLYASANRDPRQYGERASELDVMRDVQRHMSFTQGPHFCIGAHLARMMGRIGLEELLLRFPEYRLDLTGAVRTRSAFVRGFDVLPFHAA; the protein is encoded by the coding sequence ATGTCCACCGCGCTTCCCAACGAGACCCAGCCGCTGCGCTACGACCCGTTCGAGGTGGGCGACATGCCCGACCCGTATCCTCTCTACGAGCGGCTGCGCGAAGAGGCCCCGCTCTATCACCACGCCGCAGGTGACTTCTGGGTGCTCTCGCGCTTCGACGACGTCTTCCGCGCCACGCGTGACTTCACCAGCTTCTCCTCGGCCCGCGGGCTCACCTTCATCCGCGACGAGATGAAGCTGCTGGGGCTCGCGCCCACCTTCATCATGATGGACCCGCCGCAGCACACGGCGCTGCGTCGCCTCATCTCGAAGGGCTTCACGCCCGACCGCGTGTCGGGCCTGGAGCCTCGCATCCGCGCGTTCGTGCGAGGGCGCGTGGACCAGCTGGCGCAGCGCTGCGCGGTGGGTGAGACGCCCAACGTGGTGGACGAGTACACCTCGCCGCTGCCCACCTTCGTGCTGGCGGAGCTGTTGGGCGTGCCACCCGAGGACCGCCCACGCTTCGACCCGTGGTCGCGCGCCATCACCAGCGCCTCCATGGAGCCCGAGCCCATGGGCGCGGCCGTGCACGCGGTGGCGCAGCTGTTCGGCTACTTCGTGCAGCTGCTGGAGCGCCGCCGCGTGGAACCGGGAGACGACATGCTGTCGGCACTGCGGGCTGCGGAGATCGACGGCCAGAAGCTGAGCAACTGGGACCTGCTGGGCTTCTGCTTCGTGTTCATCGCGGGCGGAAACGACACCACCAACCACATGCTGGCCAACGCGCTGGTGCGCCTGCAGGAGCACCCCGAGCAGCGCGCACTGCTGGTGGCCAACCCCGAGCGCATCGGCCCCGCCGTGGAGGAATTCCTGCGCTTCGACGCGCCCGTGCAGGGGCTCTCACGCACGCTCACGGGGGACCTCGAGCTGCACGGACAGCGCCTGCGCGAAGGGGCCAAGGTGCACCTGCTCTATGCCAGCGCCAACCGCGACCCACGCCAGTACGGCGAGCGCGCGAGTGAGCTGGACGTCATGCGCGACGTGCAGCGCCACATGAGCTTCACCCAAGGGCCGCACTTCTGCATCGGCGCGCACCTCGCCCGCATGATGGGGCGCATCGGCCTCGAAGAGCTGCTGCTGCGTTTTCCCGAGTACAGGCTGGATCTCACCGGGGCGGTCCGCACCCGCTCGGCGTTCGTGCGCGGGTTCGACGTGCTGCCGTTCCACGCGGCGTGA
- a CDS encoding DUF1232 domain-containing protein, translated as MSQDNDQTKYLDLFPAWLRGLGEDASELVELVPVTGISNEARECIAGGVNYLFKSLDLIPDGIDDIGYLDDAFVLRVAAELASDGDISGVPADRMRSLGRLANDCDIIREFLGKDYDRLKAYVKGLRKGAARGRSVQDILEDESTQQSFVDDVRNFVRGFEAPSFSREEKNLVKLKAFFDAKLPR; from the coding sequence ATGAGCCAAGACAACGATCAGACCAAGTACCTTGACCTTTTCCCGGCGTGGCTGCGTGGCCTCGGGGAGGACGCGTCGGAGCTGGTGGAGCTCGTGCCGGTCACTGGTATCTCCAACGAAGCGCGAGAGTGCATCGCTGGCGGGGTGAACTACCTCTTCAAGAGCCTCGACCTCATCCCGGACGGCATCGACGACATCGGCTACCTGGACGACGCGTTCGTGCTGCGTGTGGCCGCCGAGCTGGCCAGCGACGGGGACATCAGCGGCGTCCCGGCGGACCGCATGCGCTCGCTCGGCCGCCTGGCCAACGACTGCGACATCATCCGCGAGTTCCTGGGCAAGGACTACGATCGCCTGAAGGCGTACGTGAAGGGCCTGCGCAAGGGCGCCGCCCGCGGCCGCTCGGTGCAGGACATCCTCGAGGACGAAAGCACCCAGCAGTCCTTCGTGGACGACGTGCGCAACTTCGTCCGTGGCTTCGAAGCCCCCAGCTTCTCCCGCGAAGAGAAGAACCTGGTGAAGCTCAAGGCGTTCTTCGACGCCAAGCTGCCGCGCTGA
- a CDS encoding TetR/AcrR family transcriptional regulator, which produces MSEARDTSPVERILDATGRVIAARGVAKARAGDIADEAGLGRATLYRYFATREDIFVAYAEREMERFLADLLAAAEKQPTQRERVIEGVALAVEGIAARATMAPFFEPEALPIAAMIPGRSTLLLPRALAAFDRLVAAPLGGQALNPALHTVALAEWLVRMILSLAMMRGPKRSRSQLRAFIGTLLSTEPIFLQAGPATPPPRGGGRVRQK; this is translated from the coding sequence ATGAGCGAAGCGCGGGACACGAGCCCGGTCGAGCGGATCCTCGACGCGACCGGGCGTGTCATCGCGGCGCGGGGCGTGGCCAAGGCGCGCGCCGGAGACATCGCCGACGAGGCCGGTCTCGGGCGCGCCACGCTCTATCGGTACTTCGCCACCCGCGAGGACATCTTCGTGGCGTACGCCGAGCGGGAGATGGAGCGCTTCCTTGCCGACCTGCTGGCGGCTGCCGAGAAGCAGCCTACGCAGCGCGAGCGTGTCATCGAGGGCGTGGCGCTGGCCGTGGAGGGCATCGCCGCGCGCGCCACCATGGCGCCCTTCTTCGAGCCGGAGGCGCTGCCCATCGCCGCCATGATCCCGGGGCGCAGCACGCTGCTCCTGCCGCGCGCGCTGGCTGCGTTCGACCGGCTGGTGGCCGCTCCCCTCGGGGGGCAGGCGCTCAACCCTGCGCTCCACACCGTGGCGTTGGCCGAGTGGTTGGTCCGCATGATCCTCTCGCTGGCCATGATGCGCGGGCCCAAGCGCAGCCGCAGCCAGCTGCGTGCGTTCATCGGAACGCTGCTCAGCACGGAGCCGATCTTCCTGCAGGCGGGTCCCGCGACACCGCCTCCTCGGGGCGGCGGTCGTGTGAGACAAAAATAG
- a CDS encoding (Fe-S)-binding protein — protein MSPIAMTLVLLTTLGFFSWSAKRRIRQLKVGVPDPDFDLSRPGELFDRTKTLMIFAFFQKKMPNYTLAGLAHVGIFMAFQVLLLNSIMLWGRGFDPTFDFWGLLSTDHILGKGYSLIKELAAGAAVLGALAFWYIRLVKKGVDHGDPKYSQRGARMTLGNEPNVILGIIFTMMVADFLYVGASLSILNAATGAETHWAWYEPFGSLLAMAFSGAELGQAPLTVLQHVGFWWHSAFVLIFLNILPFSKHFHIITVIPNVFAYQRRHNALPTVQDIEGKVEREETLGINRITDLTYKGLLDLYTCTECGRCSDNCPAYITNKKLSPKHFTLALRDHLYDTEEAMFGKGDTVTDPKDDAAAAAATGDGTEPMRANPPAPEGGYFQSGQVVDLVPNIIHPDVIWACTSCRACEEQCPVMITYVDKIIGMRREEVMMKNDFPAQLQTAFNGIETNGNPWNISAMDRADWADGLNVPLMSDTPDAEVLYWVGCAASFDDRAKKVARATVQLLKQGGVNFAILGTEETCTGDPARRGGNEYLFQTLAAQNVETLNGYGMNGKRTIITACPHCFNSLGNEYSDFGGNYDVVHHSEFLNGLIARGKLTPTKKVGGKVAYHDSCYLGRYNDVYSAPREVLEKAGVELVEVEYWNKSKGLCCGAGGAQMFMEEHGERVNTKRTLQLLDTGASTIATGCPFCSTMLTDGLKDQEKEDSVKQLDIAEILLQSIELDAAQ, from the coding sequence ATGAGCCCCATTGCCATGACGCTGGTCCTACTGACCACCCTGGGCTTCTTTTCGTGGAGCGCCAAGCGCCGCATCCGCCAGCTGAAGGTCGGCGTCCCTGATCCGGACTTCGATCTCTCGCGCCCGGGCGAGCTCTTCGACCGCACGAAGACGCTCATGATCTTCGCGTTCTTCCAGAAGAAGATGCCCAACTACACCCTCGCGGGGTTGGCGCACGTCGGCATCTTCATGGCGTTCCAGGTGCTGCTGCTCAATAGCATCATGCTCTGGGGCCGCGGCTTCGACCCCACCTTCGACTTCTGGGGTCTGCTCAGCACCGACCACATCCTCGGCAAGGGCTACTCGCTCATCAAGGAGCTGGCCGCTGGCGCCGCAGTCCTGGGCGCCCTCGCCTTCTGGTACATCCGCCTGGTGAAGAAGGGCGTGGACCATGGCGACCCCAAGTACAGCCAGCGCGGCGCGCGTATGACCCTGGGCAACGAGCCCAACGTCATCCTGGGCATCATCTTCACCATGATGGTGGCCGACTTCCTCTATGTGGGGGCGTCGCTCTCCATCCTGAACGCCGCCACGGGGGCCGAGACGCACTGGGCCTGGTACGAGCCGTTCGGCTCGCTGCTGGCCATGGCCTTCTCCGGGGCCGAGCTCGGCCAGGCGCCGCTCACCGTGCTCCAGCACGTGGGCTTCTGGTGGCACTCGGCGTTCGTGCTCATCTTCCTGAACATCCTCCCGTTCTCGAAGCACTTCCACATCATCACGGTCATCCCCAACGTCTTCGCCTACCAGCGCCGCCACAACGCGCTGCCCACGGTCCAGGACATCGAGGGCAAGGTCGAGCGCGAAGAGACGCTGGGCATCAACCGCATCACGGACCTCACGTACAAGGGCCTGCTGGACCTCTACACCTGCACCGAGTGCGGGCGCTGCAGCGACAACTGCCCGGCCTACATCACGAACAAGAAGCTCTCGCCCAAGCACTTCACGCTGGCGCTGCGCGACCACCTCTACGACACCGAAGAGGCCATGTTCGGCAAGGGCGATACCGTGACCGACCCGAAGGACGACGCGGCCGCAGCGGCTGCCACGGGTGACGGCACCGAGCCCATGCGCGCCAACCCGCCGGCCCCCGAGGGTGGCTACTTCCAGAGCGGCCAGGTCGTGGACCTGGTGCCCAACATCATCCACCCGGACGTCATCTGGGCCTGCACCAGCTGCCGCGCCTGCGAAGAGCAGTGCCCGGTCATGATCACCTACGTGGACAAGATCATCGGGATGCGGCGCGAAGAAGTCATGATGAAGAACGACTTCCCGGCGCAGCTGCAGACCGCGTTCAACGGCATCGAGACCAACGGCAACCCGTGGAACATCTCGGCCATGGACCGCGCCGACTGGGCCGACGGCCTGAACGTGCCGCTCATGAGCGACACGCCCGACGCCGAGGTGCTGTACTGGGTGGGCTGCGCCGCCAGCTTCGACGACCGCGCCAAGAAGGTGGCCCGCGCCACCGTGCAGCTGCTCAAGCAGGGCGGCGTGAACTTCGCCATCCTGGGCACCGAGGAGACCTGCACGGGTGACCCCGCGCGCCGCGGCGGCAACGAGTACCTCTTCCAGACCCTGGCCGCCCAGAACGTGGAGACGCTCAACGGCTACGGCATGAACGGCAAGCGCACCATCATCACGGCGTGCCCGCACTGCTTCAACTCCCTGGGCAACGAGTACAGCGACTTCGGCGGCAACTACGACGTGGTGCACCACAGCGAGTTCCTCAACGGGCTCATCGCGCGCGGCAAGCTCACGCCCACCAAGAAGGTGGGCGGCAAGGTCGCGTACCACGACAGCTGCTACCTGGGCCGCTACAACGACGTCTACAGCGCCCCGCGCGAGGTGCTGGAGAAGGCCGGCGTGGAGCTGGTCGAGGTGGAGTACTGGAACAAGAGCAAGGGCCTCTGCTGCGGCGCCGGCGGCGCGCAGATGTTCATGGAGGAGCACGGCGAGCGCGTGAACACCAAGCGCACGCTGCAGCTGCTGGACACCGGCGCGAGCACCATCGCCACGGGCTGCCCCTTCTGCTCCACCATGCTCACCGACGGCCTCAAGGACCAAGAGAAGGAAGACTCGGTCAAGCAGCTCGACATCGCGGAGATCCTCCTCCAGAGCATCGAGCTGGACGCCGCGCAGTGA
- a CDS encoding response regulator, with protein MSDAGALVLVVEDEPQMRRFIRASLRSHGYRVIEAERASEALMLITSQNPELVLLDLGLPDGDGIDVTKQVREWSAVPIIVISARGREDDKVAALDAGADDYLTKPFGVNELLARMRVALRHAQTVGASPPLQVLEFDGLTIDLARREVSRGAEPIHLTPIEYKLLVLFAQHAGKVLTHRHILKEVWGPAYATQTHYVRVHMAELRKKVEVDPTRPRLLVTEPGVGYRLRDRS; from the coding sequence ATGAGTGACGCGGGCGCGCTGGTGCTGGTGGTGGAAGACGAGCCGCAGATGCGGAGGTTCATCCGGGCCTCGCTGCGCTCCCACGGCTATCGCGTCATCGAGGCCGAGCGCGCGAGCGAGGCGCTGATGCTGATCACCAGTCAGAACCCCGAGCTGGTGCTGCTGGACCTCGGCCTGCCGGACGGCGACGGCATCGACGTGACCAAGCAGGTGCGCGAGTGGAGCGCGGTGCCCATCATCGTCATCTCGGCGCGCGGTCGCGAGGACGACAAGGTCGCCGCGCTCGACGCCGGCGCGGACGACTACCTGACCAAGCCCTTCGGCGTGAACGAGCTGCTGGCCCGCATGCGGGTGGCGCTGCGTCACGCGCAGACGGTCGGAGCCTCGCCGCCGCTGCAAGTGCTGGAGTTCGATGGGTTGACGATCGACCTCGCGCGGCGCGAGGTGTCCCGCGGGGCCGAGCCCATTCACCTCACGCCGATCGAGTACAAGCTCCTCGTGCTGTTCGCCCAGCACGCCGGGAAGGTGCTGACGCACCGCCACATCCTGAAGGAGGTATGGGGCCCGGCCTACGCGACGCAGACGCACTACGTTCGGGTGCACATGGCCGAGCTGCGCAAGAAGGTGGAGGTGGATCCCACGCGGCCGAGGCTGCTGGTCACCGAGCCGGGGGTCGGCTACCGGCTTCGGGATCGCTCCTGA
- a CDS encoding AraC family transcriptional regulator ligand-binding domain-containing protein, translated as MPSHAPSSISARLVQPLLREWEARGRELPLLAKRVGVDLELAGRIDGRIPYETWADVRSYCMEETGDPCFPLRATERLDASSLPLELYLAGSQPTLREGARYAMPYGNSLVDGLGVHLSHSPESGFASFRRHAEPFHPPEFAEYFLLSLWRFTRLVAPSSPPPRTVTFTHRWPRHGNGLTELFGAPVHFGQSEVGFRFDLPSVELPVASADPGLGQLLAHRAQAQLAENNTAFTLRDRARHWLRGGNLRGDAALGARLAKAMHMSERSLRRQLAEHGTSVRALADEARRERAIALMERGRVNLDAIAEELGYGNASAFGRAFRRWTGETPSAFLEQRSAGS; from the coding sequence GTGCCTTCGCATGCTCCCAGCTCCATCTCCGCGCGCCTCGTGCAGCCACTCCTCCGCGAGTGGGAGGCACGTGGCCGCGAGCTGCCGCTGCTGGCCAAGCGCGTGGGCGTGGACCTCGAGCTCGCCGGCCGCATCGACGGACGCATCCCGTACGAGACGTGGGCCGACGTGCGCTCGTACTGCATGGAGGAGACGGGCGACCCCTGCTTCCCGCTGCGCGCCACCGAGCGCCTGGACGCCAGCAGCCTGCCGCTCGAGCTGTACCTAGCGGGCTCGCAGCCCACCCTGCGCGAGGGCGCACGCTACGCCATGCCCTACGGCAACTCGCTCGTGGACGGCTTGGGCGTACACCTCTCGCACTCACCGGAGAGCGGCTTCGCCAGCTTCCGGCGGCACGCCGAGCCCTTTCACCCGCCGGAGTTCGCCGAGTACTTCTTGCTGTCGCTGTGGCGCTTCACGCGCCTGGTGGCGCCCTCCTCGCCGCCGCCACGCACGGTCACGTTCACGCACCGCTGGCCGCGCCACGGCAACGGCCTCACGGAGCTGTTCGGCGCCCCTGTGCACTTCGGCCAGAGCGAGGTGGGCTTCCGCTTCGATCTGCCGAGCGTGGAGCTGCCCGTAGCGTCGGCCGACCCGGGCCTGGGTCAGCTGCTCGCCCATCGCGCGCAGGCGCAGCTGGCCGAGAACAACACCGCCTTCACGCTGCGTGACAGGGCACGTCACTGGCTGCGCGGGGGGAACCTGCGCGGCGACGCGGCTCTGGGCGCCCGTCTGGCCAAGGCCATGCACATGAGCGAGCGCAGCCTGCGACGACAGCTGGCCGAACACGGCACCAGCGTGCGCGCCCTGGCCGACGAAGCCCGACGCGAACGCGCCATCGCGCTGATGGAGCGCGGTCGCGTGAACCTCGACGCCATCGCCGAGGAGCTGGGCTATGGCAACGCCAGCGCGTTCGGCCGCGCGTTCCGGCGATGGACGGGCGAGACGCCTTCGGCCTTCCTCGAGCAGCGCAGCGCGGGGAGCTGA
- the kdpB gene encoding potassium-transporting ATPase subunit KdpB, which produces MAHPPSHSRPLFERAIVKGAIVDAFSKLDPRRMVRNPVMFVVEVGSAFTTLLFAHAAITGEGDAPPAFILAVALWLWFTVLFANFAEAMAEGRGKAQADTLRKARQDVTARRLRRGEDPHVLADSARRDAALEPTPSSTLRIDDIVFITAGELIPADGEIIEGVASVDESAITGESAPVIRESGGDRSAVTGGTRVLSDWLIVRVSTNPGETFLDRMIAMVEGAKRKKTPNEIALDILLAALTIIFLLATVTLLPFSEYAVSSSGQGTTVPLTVLVALLVCLIPTTIGGLLSAIGIAGMDRLIQANVIATSGRAVEAAGDVDVLLLDKTGTITLGNRQATEFLCAPGVSEAELANAARLASLMDETPEGRSIVALAMELHGGSQRADEAQGASFIPFTAQTRMSGVDIAGRSIRKGATDAIVRLVEGQGGSFPKPVRALVDDVAKQGATPLVVAEGARVLGVVRLKDIVKGGIRERFAELRRIGIRTVMITGDNPLTAAAIAAEAGVDDFLAEATPEAKLAMIRDYQQKGHLVAMTGDGTNDAPALAQADVAVAMNSGTQAAKEAGNMVDLDSNPTKLLSIVEIGKQMLMTRGALTTFSIANDLAKYFAIIPAAFVSTYPALSALNVLGLHSPTTAVLSAVIFNALIIVALIPLALRGIRYRPAPASALLQRNLLVYGLGGVVLPFPCIKLIDLALAGMGVS; this is translated from the coding sequence ATGGCACACCCACCCAGCCATAGTCGGCCCCTCTTCGAGCGGGCCATCGTGAAGGGCGCCATCGTCGACGCGTTCTCGAAGCTCGACCCGCGCCGCATGGTCCGCAACCCCGTCATGTTCGTAGTCGAGGTGGGCAGCGCCTTCACCACGCTGCTCTTTGCGCACGCCGCCATCACCGGAGAGGGGGATGCACCCCCCGCGTTCATCTTGGCGGTCGCCCTCTGGCTCTGGTTCACCGTGCTCTTCGCCAACTTCGCCGAGGCCATGGCCGAAGGGCGCGGCAAGGCGCAGGCCGACACGCTGCGCAAGGCGCGCCAGGACGTCACCGCCCGGCGGCTGCGGCGCGGCGAGGACCCTCACGTGCTTGCCGACTCCGCACGGCGAGATGCCGCGCTCGAGCCGACGCCCTCCTCGACACTGCGCATCGACGACATCGTCTTCATCACCGCGGGAGAGCTCATTCCTGCCGACGGCGAGATCATCGAGGGTGTGGCCTCCGTGGACGAGAGCGCCATCACGGGCGAGAGCGCCCCGGTCATCCGCGAGAGCGGTGGTGACCGCAGCGCCGTGACGGGCGGCACGCGCGTGCTGTCCGACTGGCTCATCGTGCGGGTCAGCACCAACCCGGGCGAGACCTTCCTCGACCGCATGATCGCGATGGTCGAGGGCGCCAAGCGCAAGAAGACCCCCAACGAGATCGCGCTCGACATCCTGCTGGCCGCGCTGACCATCATCTTCCTGCTGGCCACGGTCACGCTACTGCCCTTCTCGGAGTACGCGGTGTCGAGCTCCGGGCAGGGGACCACCGTGCCCCTCACCGTGCTCGTCGCGCTGCTGGTGTGCCTGATCCCCACGACCATCGGCGGACTCCTCTCCGCCATCGGCATCGCCGGCATGGACCGACTGATCCAGGCGAACGTCATCGCCACGTCGGGACGCGCGGTCGAGGCCGCAGGCGACGTGGACGTGTTGCTGCTCGACAAGACCGGCACCATCACGCTCGGAAACCGTCAGGCCACCGAGTTCCTGTGTGCGCCCGGGGTGTCGGAGGCCGAGCTGGCCAACGCCGCGAGGTTGGCGTCGCTCATGGACGAGACCCCCGAGGGGCGCAGCATCGTGGCGCTCGCCATGGAGCTGCACGGCGGGAGCCAGCGCGCCGACGAAGCGCAGGGAGCCAGCTTCATTCCGTTCACCGCGCAGACGCGCATGAGCGGCGTGGACATCGCCGGACGGTCCATTCGCAAGGGCGCGACCGACGCCATCGTGCGCCTGGTCGAAGGGCAGGGCGGTTCGTTCCCGAAGCCGGTGCGCGCGCTGGTCGACGACGTCGCCAAGCAGGGCGCCACGCCGCTGGTGGTGGCCGAGGGAGCGCGCGTGCTGGGCGTGGTGCGGCTCAAGGACATCGTCAAAGGTGGCATCCGCGAGCGCTTCGCCGAGCTGCGCCGCATCGGGATTCGCACGGTCATGATCACCGGCGACAACCCGCTGACCGCGGCGGCCATCGCCGCCGAGGCGGGCGTCGACGACTTCCTGGCCGAGGCCACCCCCGAGGCGAAGCTCGCGATGATCCGCGACTATCAGCAGAAGGGGCACCTGGTGGCCATGACCGGCGACGGCACCAACGACGCACCGGCCTTGGCCCAGGCTGACGTGGCCGTCGCGATGAACTCCGGCACCCAGGCCGCCAAGGAGGCCGGCAACATGGTCGACCTCGACTCGAACCCCACGAAGCTCCTGTCCATCGTGGAGATCGGCAAGCAGATGCTCATGACGCGCGGCGCGCTCACCACGTTCAGCATCGCGAACGACCTGGCGAAGTACTTTGCCATCATCCCCGCGGCGTTCGTCTCGACGTATCCAGCGCTGAGCGCCCTCAACGTGCTGGGCCTGCACTCGCCGACGACGGCGGTCCTGAGCGCCGTCATCTTCAACGCGCTCATCATCGTGGCGCTCATCCCGCTCGCGCTGCGCGGCATCCGCTACCGGCCGGCGCCGGCCTCGGCGCTCCTGCAGCGCAACCTCCTGGTTTATGGTCTCGGCGGCGTGGTGCTGCCCTTCCCCTGCATCAAGCTCATCGACCTCGCGCTCGCGGGCATGGGCGTCAGCTGA